The sequence GATATTCGGTATCCTTCCAGTAAATACGTTTCTCGAAAATCAGTGTGGATTCAACTGCTCCAAACGCCAGATCGGGCTCACTTTGTAAGCTTTTGAACAGCAAGTGGCTACCCTGTTCGACAGTATTTTTTACCAGCAGATGTTCTTTGCCTGAAACCGGATGGTGGAACGTATCAAGTATTTTCCATGAGATATTGAACCCCTGGGGGATCGTTACCGTATTCATTAAAGCCGTTGCATTCACTTTGACAGCAACCAAGGCGCTTACTTCTTCCATGTTTATCTCATCACTGTTGACGGCAGTGATGCCAGTAAAAACTGGCTTGAAGAGTGTGAAGGTGATGCCGCTCTTTGCCAAGTGCTCAAAAGAGGATGCTGTTGCTGATCTGGTATGAATGGCCTTGCTGATGTGAGGCCCATATTTGCCAATGGATGCCATATCCAGACCCAGCAAGGACGCATTTAGTGGGGTCATCGGTTCAATATACTTCACGGGGAAGGAGCTGTGGTCCGAGATACCACTGCTGCCGCGGACGGCATATGTCACAAAACCGATCTTCTGCATCTCTTTCTCAAAAGCCCCGACATCCGGTTTTAACACATGGGGGAGAAACGCTACGGAGAGAATATAGGGGTAATGCAGCAACTGATCTTCTGCGACAATCTGGAACTCGTCCGGCTCCACATAATCGGAGGCCCGAAACAGTGATATTATGTTGTCGGCTACCTCGTTGGCATGAAGGTTCTGTAGAAGCAACTGCTCCCTGATCTGCGCAGACTCTTCGAAGAAATGAACTTCCGCATCAGCTGCTAACTTGTTGTATGCCAGCATGAGTAGCAGTGCTGTGATCAGCGCGCCGGCAATTGATGCAAAGTGGAACACCCTGTTTGTGGAGTAGGTCCTCATTTACATCGTGATCCGAGTTGCTTTGGTCATAATGGCTTGAGGCAGCTTGATGTTGCTCTTCTCCATCAACGTGGTGTTAATGAACAGTTTCCAGCGCCGGTTCACAACGATGGGGATGTCGCTGATTTTCACCCCCTCAAGAACAGCGATGGCTACAGAAGCAGCCCATTCGCCCTGTTCTTCGGCAAGCTTTGTTGCAGCAAGCAGTGCATAGCGGTTCATCCAGTCGTAGTTGGTCACTGAAATAAGCCGCCCTTCCTTGAGTACATGGCTGGTGGCCTTCTCATCGTCCCAATCCTCTATGCCTCCGTTGTTGCCCACGATCAAAAAGTCGGCTTCCCCCTGTGCTTTGCTATAGGCTTCCATCCAGTCGTCCATATTCTTCACAAATATGGATGTGAGTCGAACCCCATTGCTTTCATAAACAGATCGGTTGAGCTCATACTCCTTGTGTTGAGAGAGCACATCTGCAGCAAGGTATATGCCGTGTCTCAAGTTCGCTACGCTGCTTTTTACATACTTCAGAAGTGGGCGCACAGGGGAGATCTCAATCATCCCTGTTGCATTGGAGTAAGGGTAGCCATAGGGCTCAACCGTTGAGTTAATACCGCAGAATACGACAGGTATTTCAGCATTCTTGAAATAGGGTTGTATAAGGTAGCGGGAGGCATTGTCGTCAGCAGCAATCAAAATATCCGGCTTGCTCTCATCAATGTAGGCCTTTGCCTGCAGCGCCATCGTTTCACCAAATGTCTCACCCGTATTACGCTTGGTATCCAGATAGAACTTATCCAGTTCACATTTGCCCTTCAGTACTGCTTCAATGCCATGCTCAATACCATCATTCCACTCGTAACCTTGGTGATATGAAGAGATATAGAGGCATTTTGCCGCAAGCGCAGGTGAAGCAATGAGAAGGAGCGGCGAGAAGAGTAGGATCAGCTTGGCCAGATATGAACGCATAAGGGATCTGTTAGGCGGGGAGGGCATATGCTGCTGTCTCCTCCTGAAGGGTTGCTTTGATCCAGCATGTATCGAGGTTCCTCTCTACCATGGCGATGACGTTATGATCGAGTTTACCCTCCCCTGCATCTCGAGCTAAAATATCGAGAATCTGAGAAGGTGTCATGGCAGGTCGATAGGGGCGGTCCTGTGCTAGTGCCTGAAAAACGTCAGCCACGGCTACAATGCGTGCCTCCAGTGATAGTCTGCTCTCCTTTATGCGGTAGGGGTATCCGCCGCCATCTACCCGCTCGTGGTGCTGGCCTGCCCACTGGGCGATATCATCGAAGCCGCGAATTCTTTTCAGGATATTAAAGGTGTCGAAGCTGTGGCGCTGGATGGTTTTAAACTCCGTATTGGATAACTTGCCTGGCTTTTCCAGTACATTGTCGGGCACCCTGAGTTTGCCGATATCATGCAGCAGGCCTGCCAGGTAAAGCATGTTGCAGTTGTGGTCCGGGATTTCAAATTGCTCTCCCAGATAACGAGAAAGGCAGGCGACACCTTCCGAATGTTCATATGTGAAAGGGCTTTTTGCATCGACGATGTGGGAGAAGATTTTCACGAGGCTTTTGACATCCTCAAATTCAATGGGCCGGGCTGTTTCGTGGCTGATCCATTCGGAAACGTAACCATCAACATGTTCGCGCTCAAGTGAGAGCCAGAAAGCCTCGGAACTGGAGACCTCTAAAAAGGCATCAACCAGATCAGGGTTGAACCAGCTGCCCCTCTTATCGACGATTTTAGCATTAATTTCATCCATACCCAGCAGGATATTGGCATCCTTGACCTGTGCATGCAGGGATAAAACATCAACGCGGTCGACAAGGAAAATCAGGTTGGCCATCAGGGCGGCCTCTTCCGGGAGGTCCATCTCTTTGAGTTTCGTCCAGTGGGTATGATGGTGAAGAATCACATCGGAAAGGTGTGCCAGTGGCGGCGTGATGCCGAGCAGGCCTGCACCGATCTCACAGTGACCGTGCACCTGCTCCCACTCAAACTGGGCAAGTCGCGCATGCACGGAGGTGTTGGACACACCGCAGTCATGCAGAATCGCTGCCTGAAACAGACTATCCAGCGTCTTCGGATCCAGCCCCATGTGTTTGCCGCACTCGGCTGCCATGAAGCCAACACGTTTGCCGTGGTGAATCTGAACCACGCCTACAAGATCCAGCGCATCTGATAAAGAGTAGATCAGTTCATGCAGGTTGATATTAAGAGTGGTCATCTTGCCCCCTCCCTTCCGACCGGCTTTATGCAAGAAGGTGTTATTGAAGTATCGGAGGCATAGGGGGGAACTTTAACGTTCTTTTATTGGAGTATGGTGTTTCTGTTTCTTGGCGAAGGCTTGCGTGAGTGTTTTGATGTGTTTACTGGCGATTGCCTGTTTAATGCATCTTTCAGCTGTCTGTAGTCGGTGTTCGGCATCCTTGCTGCGATAGTCTATAGTACGTTAAGATAAGCGGACTGCACTGTTGCTGTTAACTATCCAGTTTCAATGAGGGATATGGGCACAAGGGGAGCATAAAAAAGAAAGTACAGGTTGGCGTCTTAAAGCCGATGGGGAAATGATGACTGTAGAAACAATCATGAGCAAAAGCCTTGTCATTGTCGATGTGTATGACTCGCTGAGAAAGGTTAAAAGAATTTTCGATAGTTCCGGATTCCATCATTTGCTCGTAGTCGAATCTGGCAGGTTGTTTGGGGTGATCTCAGACAGGGATCTCCTGAAGGCTTTGAGCCCAACCGTTGGCACTGTTTCTGAAACAGCCAGTGACGAAACAACACTGAATAAAAGAGCGCATCTAATCATGACAAGGAACCCTGTTACTTTAGGGCCAGGCGCACGGATCTATGATGCGATTGAAATTTTCAACAGCCACGATATTTCCTGTATACCTGTAGTCGATGACGAACATAAACCCGTTGGAATTATTAGCTGGCGAGACATATTGAAATCACTTTAGCCAAAAAACATTATTGAAAAAATAGGAGCGTGTAGCTGGCAGTGGAAATTGTGGCTACGCTTATTGTGAGGATAAAAAAAATCCCGTAATAACAATGCCGCCCAGTTTTATCCGAAAGGGGAGATCCTTTATGCTTCCAATCCAATCTATGTGAGTGTCCGACGAGAGCAGCTATTCAGGGTCCGGTTGATTTAACCGGCAAGCGTTATTAACTGGTTGCATTTGACTCTGGAGTTGCGAAGTCTTGGCGGATGAAATGTTTTGATGTTTTTAATGGTGATGCCGACGGCATCTGTGCGCTGCACCAGCTAAGGCTGGCTGAACCACTGGAGAGTGAGCTTGTTACCGGCGTGAAGCGCGATATATCGCTGCTTAAGCGGGTTGCCGCGGAGGATGGGGGCCGGGTGACCGTGCTCGATATCTCGCTGGATAAAAATCGCGACGACCTGCAGCGACTGCTTAATGGCGGTGTGTCCGTGCAGTACTTCGACCACCATTTTGCCGGCGATATTCCTGAATCGGCGAACCTAGATGTGCATATCGATATGTCTGCCGACACCTGCACCAGCCTGCTGGTGAATGGTTACCTTCAAGGGGCACATCTGCCGTGGGCCGTCACAGCAGCATTTGGAGATAATCTTTTTGATGCTGCGCGCAAGGCCGCTGTTCCCCTTAACCTCTCCGAGAAGCAGCTTTCACAACTTGAGCAGCTTGGCACCCTGATCAACTATAACGGTTACGGGGTGACACCGGACGATCTCCACTTTGCTCCCGATGCTCTGTATCGGGCGATTAGCGCTTTTGCGGATCCGTTTGCCTTTGTTGCTGAATCTGTGGCATTTGCAAAACTCGAAGCCGGTTTTGATTCAGATATAACTCAGGCGAGGGAGCTTCCTGTCGTGTTTGAGAATGAATCTGTTCAGGTGGTTCTGCTGCCCGATGCTCCCTGGGCGCGCCGCGTATCAGGTGTCTATGGCAATGAATTGGCGCGCAGTGCACCGAATCGAGCCCATGCGCTGCTGACTGAGCTGCCCGGCGGCGACTTCAGAATCAGCGTGCGTGCACCGTTAAGCAATAAAACCGGAGCCGATGAACTTTGCATGATGTTCCCCACCGGTGGTGGCAGGAAGGCGGCAGCGGGTATCAATGCGCTGCCAGCTGATATGTACGATGCATTTATCGACGCATTCAGGGGGATGTATGAGCAGTGATGGCAATGTGATCGCGGGCATTCACGCCGTAAAACATGCGCTCGACGCAGGTGACTCCATTGATGAGTTGATGATTGAGAGGGGCAAATCGCATCCGCGCCTGAATGAGTTGATTCACCTGGCCAAGAAAAAAGGTCTGCGGGTCAATTTTATGCAGAAAGATGCATTGGCCCGTCTTGCTGACGGTGTTCCGCATCAGGGCGTTGTTGCACGTATGGCAGTCGCTGGAGCAAAGAAGGCGCTCTCCTTTGAACAGTGGCTTGAAACAGTGGATATGAGTACAAAGCCCCTGCTGTTGCTTCTCGATCAGGTGACCGATCCCCATAACCTGGGAGCCTGTGTGCGTACGGCCGAAGCGGCGGGATGTGTCGGGGTGATTGTGCCCAAGGATCATGCCGCAGATCTGCACTCGCCGGTGGTGAGTAAGGCAGCTTGCGGAGCACTGGCGCGATTGCCGCTGTTGCAGGTGACCAACCTGAAACGGACGATGGAGAAGCTGCAGCACTCCGGTTTCTGGGTTGTGGGGTTGGCGGGCGAGGCCGATGCTTCGATCTATGAGGCGGGACTGAATGGTGCGACTGCAGTGGTGATGGGTTCGGAAGGTAAGGGTATGCGCAGGCTGGTGCGCGAGGGTTGTGATCAGTTGATCAGTATCCCGATGCCGGGACATGTGGAGTCACTGAATGTATCAGTGGCAACTGGCGTCGCGCTGTTTGAGATCAACAGGCAACGCAATGGCGGTTAGGCGGGCGCTGCCTCAGGCAGCGGCTTTTTTGGACTCTTCCTGTGTGATGCGGATGAATTTCTGGCCGCAGTACTGGCACTGACCGCTTCCCTGTTTCAGGCTGATGTATATCAGAGGGTGCTGTCCGTTATCCGAACATGAAACAATCTCTTCTGTGGATTTGATAACGACACTACTCATTGGGACCCCTCTCATTGCACCAAAAAAAGCGCGGCGAATAGTGGTGATATAAAGGGAAAATGTCAAATTTTTACCATTAGAAAATATAAGTGGAGACTGTTATGGGTGCGAAAGACCTTGTGTTGATTGAGGGTTTGGAGATACGGACCGTCATTGGAATTTACGATTGGGAGCGGGAGATCAGGCAGACTGTACGCCTTGATCTGGAGATGGCGTGGGATATCTCCAAGGCAGCCGCATCGGATGATATCCACGATGCGCTGGATTATAAATCGGTATCCAAGCGGCTAATTTCGTTTGTTGAGGCTTCCAGCTTCGGCCTGATCGAGAGGCTGGCAGAGCAGTGCGCGCAGATCCTGATGCAGGAGTTTGGAGTCTCGTGGTTGCGACTGAAGATGTCCAAGCCGGGCGCTGTACGCGGCACCGAGAATGTGGCTGTAGTGATCGAACGGGGGAGTGCTGCCTGATGAGTGAAGTGCTGATCGGCATGGGCTCAAATATTAACCCTGAATTCCACCTGCAAAAGGCGGCAGCAGCACTGCGTTGTGAGTTTGACGCGGTCTGCTTTTCATCGGTCTACCGTTCGGAAGCGGTGGGTATGCAGGGGGCCGACTTTCTCAATGCCTGCTGCAGGTTTGAGAGCGAACTCTCACCAGACCGCATCAAGGCTCGCCTGAAAGAGCTGGAGGATGCGCAGGGGCGTGATCGCTCCGAAGGGTCATGGAAGTCGCGGACACTGGATCTCGATGTGCTGATGTATGATGGTGAGGTTCTCGATGATGAGCTTTACCGCTACGCCCACGCCTATGTGCCAGCGGCCGAGCTGGTGGCAGTCAAATCGCCCGGGGATATGACGGGTTCAGTAACCTTAATGGAATTGCGCTTGTAAATAAGGGCAGTGGTTTTACACTTCCACCTCCAATGAGCCGCTCCCTTGATGATTAATGCACGTGCGGCTCACTCACAGGGGAAATAGAAGAGATGTTGATCGCGGTTCCAGCCGAAACCCAGGCCCATGAAAAACGCGTTGCTGCCACGCCGGAAACTGTAGGTAAATTTATTGCCGCAGGTTGCAAGGTTGTCGTCGAGCGCGGAGCGGGCCACGAAGCCCGATTTACCGATGCCGCTTACGAGAAGGCCGGTGCCCGTCTTGCGGAAAGCTTCCGGGACACCTGTGGCGATGCTGACCTGATACTTAAGGTGCGCGCCCTTTCCGGCGTGGAATTGAATGATGTCAGCAGTGGTACAGCCGTTGCCAGCCTTGTCTCTCCGTTTACCAATCCGTTATTGCAGGATTATGCCAAGGCCGGGCTGGCCTGTTTTGCCATGGAGATGGTGCCGCGTATTTCACGCGCCCAGAGTATGGATGTGCTCTCCTCTCAGGCCAACATTGCCGGGTATAAAGCGGTGCTGCTGGCAATGGAGCATTATGGCCGTTTTATGCCGATGCTGATGACTGCTGCGGGCACCGTTCAGCCTGCCAAGGTATTGATTCTCGGCGCCGGTGTGGCCGGGCTGCAGGCGATTGCCACGGCTCGCCGCATGGGTGCAACCGTTGAAGTGTTCGATGTGCGTGCTGCTGCCAAGGAGCAGGTGGAGAGTCTTGGTGCGAAGTTTGTAGAGGTGGAGTCCGAACAGGATGCTGAGGATGCAGGTGGTTACGCCAAAGAGATGGATGATGATTACAAGCGCCGCCAGTCCGAACTTGTTGCCAAGCATGTTGCTAAATCCGATATTATTATTACCACCGCACTGATTCCGGGCAGGCCTGCTCCGGTGCTGATCACGGAAGAGATGGTTAAGTCGATGAAGCCGGGTTCGGTGATTGTTGATCTGGCCGTTGAGATGGGTGGGAACTGCCCGCTTTCTGAGATGGATCAGGTGGTCGAGAAGTACGGCGTGATGCTGGTTGGGGTGGGTAATATCCCGGCGCTGATGGCAACCGATGCGAGCCAGCTTTATGCCCGCAACCTGTATAATTTCATTGCTCCGATGCTGGAAGCTGAAACCGGCAAGCTTCAGATTAATCTGGATGATGAGGTGATCGAAGCGTCGCTGATCTGCCAAGGTGGTGAGCTTCTCAAGTCGCAGCTGCTTGGCGCGGAGGTGAAGTGATGGATGTAGTGAATAGTTCCATGCAGCAGGCTGCACAGGTTACAGCCGATTCGGCTGCTGACCCGTTTATCCTCTCGTTTACTGTTTTTGTGCTGGCGATCATTGTCGGTTACCACGTGGTGTGGAATGTGACGCCTGCGCTGCATACGCCGTTGATGAGTGTGACCAATGCGATCTCCAGTATTGTGATTGTCGGTGCGCTGCTGGCAGCGGGGCCGCTGGAGATGAATCTCGCAACCGTTCTCGGCCTCATTGCAGTTGGTCTTGCTTCAGTCAATATTTTTGGTGGATTCATGGTGACCCAGCGTATGCTGGCGATGTTCAAGAAGCGCAAGTAGGGGATAACAATGCTTTCATCTAATATGGTAGCGCTGGCCTATCTCATCGCATCGGTACTGATTATTTTTGCATTGAAGGGGCTGGCCAGCCCGGTCTCTGCACGTCGAGGCAACACCTTCGGCATGCTTGGCATGGGTATTGCCGCTCTTGTCACGCTGCAGCTGGATTCTGTGCAGAACTACGCCTGGATTGTCGCGGCTATCGCTGTGGGTGGTCTGATCGGCGGTGTTACTGCGCGCAAGGTTCCGATGACCCACATGCCTCAGACTGTGGCATTCATGCATTCGCTGGTCGGTTTGGCGGCCGTGTTGATTGCTGTTTCCGCTCTCTATGACCCGGTGGCCTACGGTATTGCCGGTAGCCATGGCGGCCTGCATGTGGCCAGTCGCATTGAGCTGTTTCTCGGCACCTTCATCGGTGCGATCACCTTCACAGCCTCACTGATCGCCTTCGGCAAGCTGCAGGGGATACTCTCGGGGCGGCCGCTTGTCTTTGCGGCCCAGCATCCGCTTAATCTCGTTCTTGGTCTGGGTATGATCGCGGCGGGTATTCTCTTCTGTGTGAACGGGGCCTGGCTGCCGTTCCTGATTATGCTGGCAATAGCCCTTGTCCTAGGTGTTTTGTTGATTGTGCCGATTGGTGGCGCTGATATGCCGGTGATTGTATCCATGCTCAACAGTTATTCGGGCTGGGCAGCGGCGGGTATCGGTTTTACGCTGGGTAACAATATGCTGATCATTGCCGGTGCGCTGGTTGGCTCATCCGGTGCGATCCTCTCTTATATCATGTGCAAGGCGATGAACCGCTCGCTGTTCAATGTTCTGCTGGGTGGTTTTGGTGGCGAGGCGGCGACTGCGGTGGCTGGTGGCGCTACAGCGGTTGAGCGTCCGGTGCATAGCGGTGCAGCCGAGGATGCTGCGTTCCTGATCGGCAATGCCCGTTCGGTGGTGATTATTCCGGGTTATGGCCTTGCGGTGGCGCGTGCCCAGCATGCCTTGAAGGAGATGGTTGAGCTTCTTCTAAAGCAGGGTGTGGATGTGAAGTTCGCCATTCATCCTGTGGCGGGGCGCATGCCGGGCCATATGAATGTTCTGCTGGCTGAGGCAGATGTGCCTTATGATATTGTTTTTGAAATGGATGAGATCAATTCGGAGTTTTCCGACACCGATGTGGCACTGGTGATTGGAGCTAATGACGTCGTGAATCCTGCGGCCAAAACAGACCCGGCCAGTCCGATCTACGGCATGCCGATTCTTGAGGCGGCTAAAGCGGAGCATGTGATCGTGGTGAAGCGCTCAATGGCTGTCGGTTATGCAGGGCTTGATAATGATCTGTTCTATATGGATAGAACCATGATGCTCTTTGCTGATGCCAAGAAGGCGTGTGAGGCGATCACTCAGGCGCTTGACTGAGGTTGAGGTGCAACTGAGTCGTTTTAACTCATACCAGAAAGATTGATGGCGACTCTGCTCTGGTGGTCTTCAAGACACTCTATTAATATATAGTAGCAAGTTTTAGTTTTTACGGTTTTTGCCTGTGCGTCATGCCGGTGATCATTCGCAATAAATGCCAAATGTGCCGCAGCTGTTTTTTTGGCGATGAAAGCGGTTGACAGCTAAGTTGACCGACACTAAGGTTCGCGACCCTTCGCTAGGGCTGTGCTTTTATTCGGCCATTTAGTGAAGTGAAAGTTTGAGAAGAGGTAACAATGCCAACGATTAATCAGTTGATTCGCAAAGAGCGAGTAGACAAACGAAAGATCAACAAGGTCCCAGCTCTGCAGGCTTGCCCGCAGCGTCGTGGTGTTTGCACCCGTGTTTATACCACTACCCCGAAGAAGCCGAACTCGGCACTTCGTAAGGTTGCACGTGTACGTCTGACCAATGGTATGGAAGTAACTGCGTACATCCCTGGTGAGGGTCATAAGCTTCAGGAGCATTCGGTTGTTCTGATTCGCGGCGGCCGTGTAAAGGATTTGCCGGGTGTTCGTTACCATGTTCTTCGTGGTGTTTTGGATACAACAGGTGTTGAGGGTCGTAAGCAGGCTCGTTCTAAGTACGGCGCGAAGCGTCCGAAGTAATTGCGGAAAGATTGAGGAGTTTGAATAATGCCACGTAAAGGCCCTGCCCCACGCCGTCCGGTAACACCTGACGCGAAGTATGGTGATACAACAGTTTCCAACGTTGTAAACAAAGTGATGCTGGACGGTAAGAAGACCGTAGCAGAAGCGATTGTTTATGACGCAATGGATATTGCATCCCAGAAGACCGGCAAAGATCCACTGACATCACTGTTGGAAGCGATCGAAGCTATTAGGCCTTCA comes from Mariprofundus aestuarium and encodes:
- a CDS encoding NAD(P) transhydrogenase subunit alpha gives rise to the protein MDVVNSSMQQAAQVTADSAADPFILSFTVFVLAIIVGYHVVWNVTPALHTPLMSVTNAISSIVIVGALLAAGPLEMNLATVLGLIAVGLASVNIFGGFMVTQRMLAMFKKRK
- a CDS encoding ABC transporter substrate-binding protein codes for the protein MRSYLAKLILLFSPLLLIASPALAAKCLYISSYHQGYEWNDGIEHGIEAVLKGKCELDKFYLDTKRNTGETFGETMALQAKAYIDESKPDILIAADDNASRYLIQPYFKNAEIPVVFCGINSTVEPYGYPYSNATGMIEISPVRPLLKYVKSSVANLRHGIYLAADVLSQHKEYELNRSVYESNGVRLTSIFVKNMDDWMEAYSKAQGEADFLIVGNNGGIEDWDDEKATSHVLKEGRLISVTNYDWMNRYALLAATKLAEEQGEWAASVAIAVLEGVKISDIPIVVNRRWKLFINTTLMEKSNIKLPQAIMTKATRITM
- the rpsL gene encoding 30S ribosomal protein S12, whose protein sequence is MPTINQLIRKERVDKRKINKVPALQACPQRRGVCTRVYTTTPKKPNSALRKVARVRLTNGMEVTAYIPGEGHKLQEHSVVLIRGGRVKDLPGVRYHVLRGVLDTTGVEGRKQARSKYGAKRPK
- a CDS encoding HD-GYP domain-containing protein; this encodes MTTLNINLHELIYSLSDALDLVGVVQIHHGKRVGFMAAECGKHMGLDPKTLDSLFQAAILHDCGVSNTSVHARLAQFEWEQVHGHCEIGAGLLGITPPLAHLSDVILHHHTHWTKLKEMDLPEEAALMANLIFLVDRVDVLSLHAQVKDANILLGMDEINAKIVDKRGSWFNPDLVDAFLEVSSSEAFWLSLEREHVDGYVSEWISHETARPIEFEDVKSLVKIFSHIVDAKSPFTYEHSEGVACLSRYLGEQFEIPDHNCNMLYLAGLLHDIGKLRVPDNVLEKPGKLSNTEFKTIQRHSFDTFNILKRIRGFDDIAQWAGQHHERVDGGGYPYRIKESRLSLEARIVAVADVFQALAQDRPYRPAMTPSQILDILARDAGEGKLDHNVIAMVERNLDTCWIKATLQEETAAYALPA
- the rlmB gene encoding 23S rRNA (guanosine(2251)-2'-O)-methyltransferase RlmB, with product MSSDGNVIAGIHAVKHALDAGDSIDELMIERGKSHPRLNELIHLAKKKGLRVNFMQKDALARLADGVPHQGVVARMAVAGAKKALSFEQWLETVDMSTKPLLLLLDQVTDPHNLGACVRTAEAAGCVGVIVPKDHAADLHSPVVSKAACGALARLPLLQVTNLKRTMEKLQHSGFWVVGLAGEADASIYEAGLNGATAVVMGSEGKGMRRLVREGCDQLISIPMPGHVESLNVSVATGVALFEINRQRNGG
- a CDS encoding CBS domain-containing protein, translated to MTVETIMSKSLVIVDVYDSLRKVKRIFDSSGFHHLLVVESGRLFGVISDRDLLKALSPTVGTVSETASDETTLNKRAHLIMTRNPVTLGPGARIYDAIEIFNSHDISCIPVVDDEHKPVGIISWRDILKSL
- the folK gene encoding 2-amino-4-hydroxy-6-hydroxymethyldihydropteridine diphosphokinase, whose translation is MSEVLIGMGSNINPEFHLQKAAAALRCEFDAVCFSSVYRSEAVGMQGADFLNACCRFESELSPDRIKARLKELEDAQGRDRSEGSWKSRTLDLDVLMYDGEVLDDELYRYAHAYVPAAELVAVKSPGDMTGSVTLMELRL
- a CDS encoding acetyltransferase; the encoded protein is MKCFDVFNGDADGICALHQLRLAEPLESELVTGVKRDISLLKRVAAEDGGRVTVLDISLDKNRDDLQRLLNGGVSVQYFDHHFAGDIPESANLDVHIDMSADTCTSLLVNGYLQGAHLPWAVTAAFGDNLFDAARKAAVPLNLSEKQLSQLEQLGTLINYNGYGVTPDDLHFAPDALYRAISAFADPFAFVAESVAFAKLEAGFDSDITQARELPVVFENESVQVVLLPDAPWARRVSGVYGNELARSAPNRAHALLTELPGGDFRISVRAPLSNKTGADELCMMFPTGGGRKAAAGINALPADMYDAFIDAFRGMYEQ
- a CDS encoding NAD(P)(+) transhydrogenase (Re/Si-specific) subunit beta; translation: MLSSNMVALAYLIASVLIIFALKGLASPVSARRGNTFGMLGMGIAALVTLQLDSVQNYAWIVAAIAVGGLIGGVTARKVPMTHMPQTVAFMHSLVGLAAVLIAVSALYDPVAYGIAGSHGGLHVASRIELFLGTFIGAITFTASLIAFGKLQGILSGRPLVFAAQHPLNLVLGLGMIAAGILFCVNGAWLPFLIMLAIALVLGVLLIVPIGGADMPVIVSMLNSYSGWAAAGIGFTLGNNMLIIAGALVGSSGAILSYIMCKAMNRSLFNVLLGGFGGEAATAVAGGATAVERPVHSGAAEDAAFLIGNARSVVIIPGYGLAVARAQHALKEMVELLLKQGVDVKFAIHPVAGRMPGHMNVLLAEADVPYDIVFEMDEINSEFSDTDVALVIGANDVVNPAAKTDPASPIYGMPILEAAKAEHVIVVKRSMAVGYAGLDNDLFYMDRTMMLFADAKKACEAITQALD
- a CDS encoding zinc-finger domain-containing protein → MSSVVIKSTEEIVSCSDNGQHPLIYISLKQGSGQCQYCGQKFIRITQEESKKAAA
- the folB gene encoding dihydroneopterin aldolase, coding for MGAKDLVLIEGLEIRTVIGIYDWEREIRQTVRLDLEMAWDISKAAASDDIHDALDYKSVSKRLISFVEASSFGLIERLAEQCAQILMQEFGVSWLRLKMSKPGAVRGTENVAVVIERGSAA
- a CDS encoding Re/Si-specific NAD(P)(+) transhydrogenase subunit alpha, whose product is MLIAVPAETQAHEKRVAATPETVGKFIAAGCKVVVERGAGHEARFTDAAYEKAGARLAESFRDTCGDADLILKVRALSGVELNDVSSGTAVASLVSPFTNPLLQDYAKAGLACFAMEMVPRISRAQSMDVLSSQANIAGYKAVLLAMEHYGRFMPMLMTAAGTVQPAKVLILGAGVAGLQAIATARRMGATVEVFDVRAAAKEQVESLGAKFVEVESEQDAEDAGGYAKEMDDDYKRRQSELVAKHVAKSDIIITTALIPGRPAPVLITEEMVKSMKPGSVIVDLAVEMGGNCPLSEMDQVVEKYGVMLVGVGNIPALMATDASQLYARNLYNFIAPMLEAETGKLQINLDDEVIEASLICQGGELLKSQLLGAEVK